The Mus musculus strain C57BL/6J chromosome 2, GRCm38.p6 C57BL/6J genome has a window encoding:
- the Thbs1 gene encoding thrombospondin-1 isoform 2 precursor (isoform 2 precursor is encoded by transcript variant 2) translates to MELLRGLGVLFLLHMCGSNRIPESGGDNGVFDIFELIGGARRGPGRRLVKGQDLSSPAFRIENANLIPAVPDDKFQDLLDAVWADKGFIFLASLRQMKKTRGTLLAVERKDNTGQIFSVVSNGKAGTLDLSLSLPGKQQVVSVEEALLATGQWKSITLFVQEDRAQLYIDCDKMESAELDVPIQSIFTRDLASVARLRVAKGDVNDNFQGVLQNVRFVFGTTPEDILRNKGCSSSTNVLLTLDNNVVNGSSPAIRTNYIGHKTKDLQAICGLSCDELSSMVLELKGLRTIVTTLQDSIRKVTEENRELVSELKRPPLCFHNGVQYKNNEEWTVDSCTECHCQNSVTICKKVSCPIMPCSNATVPDGECCPRCWPSDSADDGWSPWSEWTSCSATCGNGIQQRGRSCDSLNNRCEGSSVQTRTCHIQECDKRFKQDGGWSHWSPWSSCSVTCGDGVITRIRLCNSPSPQMNGKPCEGEARETKACKKDACPINGGWGPWSPWDICSVTCGGGVQRRSRLCNNPTPQFGGKDCVGDVTENQVCNKQDCPIDGCLSNPCFAGAKCTSYPDGSWKCGACPPGYSGNGIQCKDVDECKEVPDACFNHNGEHRCKNTDPGYNCLPCPPRFTGSQPFGRGVEHAMANKQVCKPRNPCTDGTHDCNKNAKCNYLGHYSDPMYRCECKPGYAGNGIICGEDTDLDGWPNENLVCVANATYHCKKDNCPNLPNSGQEDYDKDGIGDACDDDDDNDKIPDDRDNCPFHYNPAQYDYDRDDVGDRCDNCPYNHNPDQADTDKNGEGDACAVDIDGDGILNERDNCQYVYNVDQRDTDMDGVGDQCDNCPLEHNPDQLDSDSDLIGDTCDNNQDIDEDGHQNNLDNCPYVPNANQADHDKDGKGDACDHDDDNDGIPDDRDNCRLVPNPDQKDSDGDGRGDACKDDFDHDNVPDIDDICPENFDISETDFRQFQMIPLDPKGTSQNDPNWVVRHQGKELVQTVNCDPGLAVGYDEFNAVDFSGTFFINTERDDDYAGFVFGYQSSSRFYVVMWKQVTQSYWDTNPTRAQGYSGLSVKVVNSTTGPGEHLRNALWHTGNTPGQVRTLWHDPRHIGWKDFTAYRWRLSHRPKTGYIRVVMYEGKKIMADSGPIYDKTYAGGRLGLFVFSQEMVFFSDMKYECRDS, encoded by the exons ATGGAGCTCCTGCGGGGACTAGGTGTCCTGTTCCTGTTGCATATGTGTGGAAGCAACCGCATTCCAG AGTCTGGGGGAGATAACGGTGTGTTTGACATCTTTGAACTCATTGGAGGTGCACGAAGGGGCCCCGGTCGCCGACTGGTGAAGGGCCAAGATCTATCCAGCCCCGCCTTCCGCATTGAGAATGCCAACCTGATCCCCGCTGTGCCGGATGACAAGTTCCAAGACCTACTGGACGCTGTGTGGGCCGACAAAGGCTTCATCTTCCTGGCTTCCTTGAGGCAGATGAAGAAGACCCGGGGCACACTCCTGGCTGTGGAACGGAAAGACAACACTGGCCAGATCTTCAGTGTGGTCTCCAACGGCAAAGCTGGCACCCTGGACCTGAGCCTGAGCCTGCCAGGGAAGCAACAAGTGGTGTCAGTGGAGGAAGCTCTCCTGGCCACTGGCCAGTGGAAGAGCATCACGCTGTTTGTTCAAGAGGACCGGGCTCAACTCTACATAGACTGTGATAAGATGGAGAGCGCGGAGCTGGATGTACCCATCCAGAGCATCTTCACCAGGGATCTGGCCAGCGTTGCCAGGCTCCGAGTTGCAAAGGGAGATGTCAATGACAATTTTCAG GGGGTGCTGCAGAATGTGAGGTTTGTCTTTGGAACCACCCCAGAAGACATTCTCAGGAACAAAGGCTGCTCCAGCT CTACCAACGTCCTTCTTACCCTTGACAACAACGTGGTGAACGGTTCCAGCCCTGCTATCCGCACCAACTACATCGGCCACAAAACAAAGGACCTCCAAGCTATCTGTGGCCTCTCCTGTGATGAACTATCCAGCATGGTCCTGGAACTGAAGGGCCTGCGCACCATCGTGACCACTCTGCAGGACAGCATCCGAAAAGTG AcggaagagaacagagagctggtCAGTGAGCTGAAGCGGCCTCCCCTCTGCTTTCACAATGGAGTCCAGTACAAGAACAACGAGGAGTGGACTGTAGACAGTTGCACAGAGTGTCACTGCCAG AACTCGGTTACCATCTGCAAAAAGGTGTCCTGTCCCATCATGCCCTGCTCCAACGCCACAGTTCCTGATGGTGAATGCTGCCCACGGTGCTGGC CCAGCGACTCTGCTGACGATGGCTGGTCTCCCTGGTCTGAGTGGACCTCCTGCTCTGCCACATGTGGCAATGGAATTCAGCAACGTGGTCGTTCCTGTGACAGCCTCAACAACAGATGCGAGGGCTCTTCGGTACAGACAAGGACCTGCCACATTCAGGAGTGTGACAAAAGAT TTAAACAGGATGGTGGCTGGAGTCACTGGTCTCCATGGTCGTCCTGTTCTGTGACCTGTGGTGACGGTGTGATCACAAGGATCCGGCTCTGCAACTCCCCCAGCCCCCAGATGAACGGGAAGCCCTGTGAAGGTGAAGCCCGGGAGACCAAAGCCTGCAAGAAAGACGCCTGCCCAA TTAATGGAGGCTGGGGTCCCTGGTCACCATGGGACATCTGCTCTGTCACCTGTGGAGGAGGAGTGCAGAGACGCAGCCGACTCTGTAACAACCCCACACCCCAGTTTGGAGGCAAAGACTGTGTTGGCGATGTGACAGAAAATCAAGTTTGCAACAAGCAGGACTGCCCAATTG ATGGATGCCTGTCCAATCCCTGCTTTGCTGGTGCCAAGTGTACTAGCTACCCTGATGGTAGCTGGAAATGTGGTGCGTGTCCTCCTGGCTACAGTGGAAATGGCATCCAGTGCAAAGACGTCGATGAG TGCAAAGAAGTGCCTGATGCTTGCTTCAATCACAACGGAGAACATCGGTGCAAGAACACAGATCCTGGCTACAACTGCCTGCCCTGCCCACCACGATTCACTGGCTCACAGCCCTTCGGCCGAGGTGTCGAACATGCCATGGCCAACAAACAG GTGTGCAAACCGCGAAACCCCTGCACGGACGGGACGCATGACTGCAACAAGAACGCTAAGTGCAACTACCTGGGTCACTACAGTGACCCCATGTACCGCTGTGAGTGCAAGCCCGGCTATGCAGGCAATGGCATCATCTGCGGAGAGGACACAGACCTGGACGGCTGGCCTAATGAAAACCTGGTGTGTGTGGCCAACGCAACCTACCACTGCAAAAAG GACAACTGCCCCAACCTTCCCAACTCGGGGCAGGAAGACTATGACAAGGACGGGATTGGCGATGCCTGcgatgatgacgatgacaacGACAAGATCCCCGATGACAGG GACAACTGTCCATTCCATTACAACCCAGCCCAGTATGACTATGACAGAGATGATGTGGGAGACCGCTGTGACAACTGCCCCTACAACCACAACCCTGACCAAGCAGACACAGACAAAAACGGGGAGGGCGATGCCTGTGCTGTGGACATCGATGGAGATG GAATCCTCAATGAACGAGACAACTGCCAGTACGTTTACAACGTGGACCAGAGGGACACGGACATGGATGGGGTTGGAGATCAGTGTGACAACTGCCCCCTGGAACACAATCCAGACCAG CTGGACTCTGACTCAGACCTCATAGGGGACACTTGTGACAACAATCAGGACATCGATGAGGATGGCCATCAGAACAATCTGGACAACTGTCCCTATGTGCCTAATGCCAACCAGGCCGACCATGATAAAGATGGCAAAGGAGATGCCTGTGACCATGACGATGACAATGACGGCATCCCTGATGACAGAGACAACTGCAGGCTGGTGCCCAATCCTGACCAGAAGGACTCTGATG GTGATGGCCGAGGTGACGCCTGCAAAGACGACTTTGACCATGACAATGTGCCAGATATTGATGACATCTGTCCTGAGAATTTTGACATCAGTGAAACCGATTTCCGACAATTCCAGATGATTCCTCTAGATCCCAAAGGAACCTCCCAAAATGACCCTAACTGGGTTGTCCGCCATCAGGGCAAAGAACTTGTCCAGACTGTAAACTGTGACCCTGGACTTGCTGTAG GTTATGATGAGTTTAATGCTGTGGACTTCAGCGGTACCTTCTTCATCAACACCGAGAGAGATGATGACTACGCTGGCTTTGTTTTCGGCTACCAGTCCAGCAGCCGCTTCTACGTTGTGATGTGGAAACAAGTCACCCAGTCCTACTGGGACACCAACCCCACAAGGGCTCAGGGATACTCAGGCCTGTCTGTAAAGGTTGTGAACTCCACCACCGGCCCTGGCGAGCACCTGCGGAATGCACTGTGGCACACAGGAAACACCCCTGGCCAG GTGCGCACCCTGTGGCATGACCCTCGCCACATCGGCTGGAAAGATTTCACTGCATACAGATGGCGTCTCAGCCACAGGCCAAAGACCGGTTATATCAG aGTGGTGATgtatgaaggaaagaaaatcatgGCTGACTCGGGACCCATCTATGACAAAACCTACGCCGGCGGTAGACTAGGCCTGTTCGTCTTCTCTCAGGAAATGGTGTTCTTCTCAGACATGAAATACGAGTGTCGAG ATTCCTAA
- the Thbs1 gene encoding thrombospondin-1 isoform 1 precursor (isoform 1 precursor is encoded by transcript variant 1), which yields MELLRGLGVLFLLHMCGSNRIPESGGDNGVFDIFELIGGARRGPGRRLVKGQDLSSPAFRIENANLIPAVPDDKFQDLLDAVWADKGFIFLASLRQMKKTRGTLLAVERKDNTGQIFSVVSNGKAGTLDLSLSLPGKQQVVSVEEALLATGQWKSITLFVQEDRAQLYIDCDKMESAELDVPIQSIFTRDLASVARLRVAKGDVNDNFQGVLQNVRFVFGTTPEDILRNKGCSSSATNVLLTLDNNVVNGSSPAIRTNYIGHKTKDLQAICGLSCDELSSMVLELKGLRTIVTTLQDSIRKVTEENRELVSELKRPPLCFHNGVQYKNNEEWTVDSCTECHCQNSVTICKKVSCPIMPCSNATVPDGECCPRCWPSDSADDGWSPWSEWTSCSATCGNGIQQRGRSCDSLNNRCEGSSVQTRTCHIQECDKRFKQDGGWSHWSPWSSCSVTCGDGVITRIRLCNSPSPQMNGKPCEGEARETKACKKDACPINGGWGPWSPWDICSVTCGGGVQRRSRLCNNPTPQFGGKDCVGDVTENQVCNKQDCPIDGCLSNPCFAGAKCTSYPDGSWKCGACPPGYSGNGIQCKDVDECKEVPDACFNHNGEHRCKNTDPGYNCLPCPPRFTGSQPFGRGVEHAMANKQVCKPRNPCTDGTHDCNKNAKCNYLGHYSDPMYRCECKPGYAGNGIICGEDTDLDGWPNENLVCVANATYHCKKDNCPNLPNSGQEDYDKDGIGDACDDDDDNDKIPDDRDNCPFHYNPAQYDYDRDDVGDRCDNCPYNHNPDQADTDKNGEGDACAVDIDGDGILNERDNCQYVYNVDQRDTDMDGVGDQCDNCPLEHNPDQLDSDSDLIGDTCDNNQDIDEDGHQNNLDNCPYVPNANQADHDKDGKGDACDHDDDNDGIPDDRDNCRLVPNPDQKDSDGDGRGDACKDDFDHDNVPDIDDICPENFDISETDFRQFQMIPLDPKGTSQNDPNWVVRHQGKELVQTVNCDPGLAVGYDEFNAVDFSGTFFINTERDDDYAGFVFGYQSSSRFYVVMWKQVTQSYWDTNPTRAQGYSGLSVKVVNSTTGPGEHLRNALWHTGNTPGQVRTLWHDPRHIGWKDFTAYRWRLSHRPKTGYIRVVMYEGKKIMADSGPIYDKTYAGGRLGLFVFSQEMVFFSDMKYECRDS from the exons ATGGAGCTCCTGCGGGGACTAGGTGTCCTGTTCCTGTTGCATATGTGTGGAAGCAACCGCATTCCAG AGTCTGGGGGAGATAACGGTGTGTTTGACATCTTTGAACTCATTGGAGGTGCACGAAGGGGCCCCGGTCGCCGACTGGTGAAGGGCCAAGATCTATCCAGCCCCGCCTTCCGCATTGAGAATGCCAACCTGATCCCCGCTGTGCCGGATGACAAGTTCCAAGACCTACTGGACGCTGTGTGGGCCGACAAAGGCTTCATCTTCCTGGCTTCCTTGAGGCAGATGAAGAAGACCCGGGGCACACTCCTGGCTGTGGAACGGAAAGACAACACTGGCCAGATCTTCAGTGTGGTCTCCAACGGCAAAGCTGGCACCCTGGACCTGAGCCTGAGCCTGCCAGGGAAGCAACAAGTGGTGTCAGTGGAGGAAGCTCTCCTGGCCACTGGCCAGTGGAAGAGCATCACGCTGTTTGTTCAAGAGGACCGGGCTCAACTCTACATAGACTGTGATAAGATGGAGAGCGCGGAGCTGGATGTACCCATCCAGAGCATCTTCACCAGGGATCTGGCCAGCGTTGCCAGGCTCCGAGTTGCAAAGGGAGATGTCAATGACAATTTTCAG GGGGTGCTGCAGAATGTGAGGTTTGTCTTTGGAACCACCCCAGAAGACATTCTCAGGAACAAAGGCTGCTCCAGCT CAGCTACCAACGTCCTTCTTACCCTTGACAACAACGTGGTGAACGGTTCCAGCCCTGCTATCCGCACCAACTACATCGGCCACAAAACAAAGGACCTCCAAGCTATCTGTGGCCTCTCCTGTGATGAACTATCCAGCATGGTCCTGGAACTGAAGGGCCTGCGCACCATCGTGACCACTCTGCAGGACAGCATCCGAAAAGTG AcggaagagaacagagagctggtCAGTGAGCTGAAGCGGCCTCCCCTCTGCTTTCACAATGGAGTCCAGTACAAGAACAACGAGGAGTGGACTGTAGACAGTTGCACAGAGTGTCACTGCCAG AACTCGGTTACCATCTGCAAAAAGGTGTCCTGTCCCATCATGCCCTGCTCCAACGCCACAGTTCCTGATGGTGAATGCTGCCCACGGTGCTGGC CCAGCGACTCTGCTGACGATGGCTGGTCTCCCTGGTCTGAGTGGACCTCCTGCTCTGCCACATGTGGCAATGGAATTCAGCAACGTGGTCGTTCCTGTGACAGCCTCAACAACAGATGCGAGGGCTCTTCGGTACAGACAAGGACCTGCCACATTCAGGAGTGTGACAAAAGAT TTAAACAGGATGGTGGCTGGAGTCACTGGTCTCCATGGTCGTCCTGTTCTGTGACCTGTGGTGACGGTGTGATCACAAGGATCCGGCTCTGCAACTCCCCCAGCCCCCAGATGAACGGGAAGCCCTGTGAAGGTGAAGCCCGGGAGACCAAAGCCTGCAAGAAAGACGCCTGCCCAA TTAATGGAGGCTGGGGTCCCTGGTCACCATGGGACATCTGCTCTGTCACCTGTGGAGGAGGAGTGCAGAGACGCAGCCGACTCTGTAACAACCCCACACCCCAGTTTGGAGGCAAAGACTGTGTTGGCGATGTGACAGAAAATCAAGTTTGCAACAAGCAGGACTGCCCAATTG ATGGATGCCTGTCCAATCCCTGCTTTGCTGGTGCCAAGTGTACTAGCTACCCTGATGGTAGCTGGAAATGTGGTGCGTGTCCTCCTGGCTACAGTGGAAATGGCATCCAGTGCAAAGACGTCGATGAG TGCAAAGAAGTGCCTGATGCTTGCTTCAATCACAACGGAGAACATCGGTGCAAGAACACAGATCCTGGCTACAACTGCCTGCCCTGCCCACCACGATTCACTGGCTCACAGCCCTTCGGCCGAGGTGTCGAACATGCCATGGCCAACAAACAG GTGTGCAAACCGCGAAACCCCTGCACGGACGGGACGCATGACTGCAACAAGAACGCTAAGTGCAACTACCTGGGTCACTACAGTGACCCCATGTACCGCTGTGAGTGCAAGCCCGGCTATGCAGGCAATGGCATCATCTGCGGAGAGGACACAGACCTGGACGGCTGGCCTAATGAAAACCTGGTGTGTGTGGCCAACGCAACCTACCACTGCAAAAAG GACAACTGCCCCAACCTTCCCAACTCGGGGCAGGAAGACTATGACAAGGACGGGATTGGCGATGCCTGcgatgatgacgatgacaacGACAAGATCCCCGATGACAGG GACAACTGTCCATTCCATTACAACCCAGCCCAGTATGACTATGACAGAGATGATGTGGGAGACCGCTGTGACAACTGCCCCTACAACCACAACCCTGACCAAGCAGACACAGACAAAAACGGGGAGGGCGATGCCTGTGCTGTGGACATCGATGGAGATG GAATCCTCAATGAACGAGACAACTGCCAGTACGTTTACAACGTGGACCAGAGGGACACGGACATGGATGGGGTTGGAGATCAGTGTGACAACTGCCCCCTGGAACACAATCCAGACCAG CTGGACTCTGACTCAGACCTCATAGGGGACACTTGTGACAACAATCAGGACATCGATGAGGATGGCCATCAGAACAATCTGGACAACTGTCCCTATGTGCCTAATGCCAACCAGGCCGACCATGATAAAGATGGCAAAGGAGATGCCTGTGACCATGACGATGACAATGACGGCATCCCTGATGACAGAGACAACTGCAGGCTGGTGCCCAATCCTGACCAGAAGGACTCTGATG GTGATGGCCGAGGTGACGCCTGCAAAGACGACTTTGACCATGACAATGTGCCAGATATTGATGACATCTGTCCTGAGAATTTTGACATCAGTGAAACCGATTTCCGACAATTCCAGATGATTCCTCTAGATCCCAAAGGAACCTCCCAAAATGACCCTAACTGGGTTGTCCGCCATCAGGGCAAAGAACTTGTCCAGACTGTAAACTGTGACCCTGGACTTGCTGTAG GTTATGATGAGTTTAATGCTGTGGACTTCAGCGGTACCTTCTTCATCAACACCGAGAGAGATGATGACTACGCTGGCTTTGTTTTCGGCTACCAGTCCAGCAGCCGCTTCTACGTTGTGATGTGGAAACAAGTCACCCAGTCCTACTGGGACACCAACCCCACAAGGGCTCAGGGATACTCAGGCCTGTCTGTAAAGGTTGTGAACTCCACCACCGGCCCTGGCGAGCACCTGCGGAATGCACTGTGGCACACAGGAAACACCCCTGGCCAG GTGCGCACCCTGTGGCATGACCCTCGCCACATCGGCTGGAAAGATTTCACTGCATACAGATGGCGTCTCAGCCACAGGCCAAAGACCGGTTATATCAG aGTGGTGATgtatgaaggaaagaaaatcatgGCTGACTCGGGACCCATCTATGACAAAACCTACGCCGGCGGTAGACTAGGCCTGTTCGTCTTCTCTCAGGAAATGGTGTTCTTCTCAGACATGAAATACGAGTGTCGAG ATTCCTAA